A genome region from Danio aesculapii chromosome 2, fDanAes4.1, whole genome shotgun sequence includes the following:
- the wnt9a gene encoding protein Wnt-9a, which translates to MLDGHLLLGWLSFTIIVHLISLPGPSTAYFGLTGNEPLSILPLTSQPDERAGKSHYKLCDRLKLEKKQRRMCRRDPGVAETLMEAISMSALECQYQFRFERWNCTLEGRYRANILKRGFKETAFLYAISSAGLTHAMAKACSAGRMERCTCDEAPDLENRKAWQWGGCGDNLKYSNKFVKDFLGKRSNKDLRARIDMHNSNVGMKVIKTGVETTCKCHGVSGSCTVQTCWRQLAPFHEIGKQLKQRYETSVKVASSTNEATGEGEISQSRSQSQQPPQPDIPRTPDLLHIEDSPSFCRPSKYSAGTLARKCYKDKNCEAICCGRGHNTQSRVVTRPCQCQVRWCCYVECKQCTQKEEVYTCKG; encoded by the exons GCTGACAGGTAATGAACCCCTGTCTATTCTGCCACTGACCTCACAGCCAGACGAAAGGGCGGGAAAATCGCACTACAAGCTGTGTGATCGACTCAAACTGGAGAAGAAACAGCGCAGAATGTGCCGACGGGACCCTGGCGTGGCCGAGACTCTGATGGAGGCGATCAGCATGAGTGCTTTAGAGTGCCAGTACCAGTTTCGATTTGAAAGATGGAACTGCACGCTGGAGGGCCGATACAGGGCTAACATTTTAAAGAGAG GCTTCAAGGAGACGGCGTTCCTCTATGCCATCTCTTCAGCAGGCCTGACCCACGCCATGGCCAAAGCCTGCAGTGCTGGCCGAATGGAGCGATGTACCTGTGACGAGGCTCCGGACCTGGAGAACCGCAAGGCTTGGCAGTGGGGAGGCTGTGGGGACAACCTCAAATACAGCAACAAATTTGTTAAAGACTTCCTGGGTAAGAGGTCCAACAAGGACCTCCGTGCCCGGATAGACATGCACAACAGCAATGTAGGAATGAAG GTGATCAAGACAGGAGTCGAGACCACCTGTAAGTGCCATGGCGTTTCTGGCTCGTGCACCGTGCAGACATGCTGGAGGCAGCTGGCGCCCTTCCACGAAATTGGCAAGCAGCTCAAACAGCGATACGAGACGTCAGTCAAGGTGGCGAGTTCCACCAACGAGGCCACCGGGGAGGGGGAGATCTCCCAGAGTCGATCCCAGAGCCAGCAGCCTCCCCAGCCGGACATCCCCCGCACCCCAGATCTGCTTCACATCGAGGACTCGCCCAGCTTCTGCAGGCCGAGCAAGTATTCAGCGGGCACGTTGGCTCGTAAATGCTACAAGGACAAGAACTGCGAGGCCATCTGCTGCGGCAGGGGACACAACACCCAGAGCCGGGTGGTGACCAGACCGTGCCAGTGCCAGGTGCGCTGGTGCTGCTATGTGGAATGCAAACAGTGCACACAAAAAGAAGAGGTTTACACCTGTAAGGGGTAA